One region of Paucibacter aquatile genomic DNA includes:
- a CDS encoding LuxR family transcriptional regulator, translating into MKFELCDEELAGLEQELEDAGGLARLQALAEMAWHLRQRDSLRALKLIAESERRLAIAQAAGKPLPPPLAARLGLRLALAASEIAVHFCRLDEAHTQLRRARACLLGLSEVDYAWAVGDCWLVEAALAKASGERSRELQALRQAEAVCAASGDAQRAGIARGVACSEFSISQSADEHAPAASGAPVAGGPAAEAWQLAAQAFPLCLREPATAAGLFLRAAELARGMGMRRFVCIVTMNAGNAWLELGDLNNAASCFEQAAELAARTGWPVLMGTSQTQIGRVLRHLGRFEESQTVLHEALALLRVAPPGTIKAFACSELALTLLALGQAPASVAVMDEAIALYRAAQSNVNLALNLVRQARAQAQLGATEAALAAAGEAQALIERFGYTALAVELDEALAEVHRHGGAKLPPPPGMTAPSATIHFAQTALHRGMSIPGWKPPPALLAYLADAWAEADEMAQAYSYARLARLAHEQGDALKLKDPRAMLHLLGYRSLLAARASEPVAPPLLRPAAEPTLPAPGPLSAGAESLTPKEGEILQLLARNYSNKEIAQALGVSAETVKWHLKGLYGKLAAGSRRHAVTKARTLGMLHSSA; encoded by the coding sequence ATGAAGTTCGAGCTGTGCGATGAGGAGTTGGCCGGGCTGGAGCAGGAGCTGGAGGACGCCGGCGGCCTGGCCCGTTTGCAAGCCTTGGCCGAGATGGCCTGGCATCTGCGCCAGCGCGACAGCCTGCGCGCCCTCAAGCTGATTGCCGAGAGCGAACGCCGCCTGGCCATTGCCCAGGCCGCCGGCAAGCCCCTGCCGCCGCCCTTGGCCGCGCGCCTGGGCCTGCGTCTGGCCCTGGCGGCCAGCGAGATCGCCGTGCATTTCTGTCGTTTGGACGAGGCCCACACCCAGCTGCGCCGGGCGCGCGCCTGCCTGCTCGGGCTGAGCGAGGTCGATTACGCCTGGGCCGTGGGTGATTGCTGGCTGGTCGAGGCGGCCCTGGCCAAGGCGAGCGGCGAGCGCAGCCGCGAGCTGCAGGCCTTGCGCCAGGCCGAGGCGGTCTGTGCCGCCAGCGGCGACGCCCAGCGCGCCGGCATTGCCCGCGGCGTGGCCTGCAGCGAGTTCAGCATCAGCCAGTCGGCCGATGAACACGCGCCCGCCGCCAGTGGCGCCCCGGTCGCCGGCGGCCCGGCGGCCGAAGCCTGGCAGCTGGCGGCCCAGGCCTTCCCCTTGTGCCTGCGCGAGCCGGCCACGGCGGCCGGTCTGTTCCTGCGCGCGGCCGAGCTGGCGCGCGGCATGGGCATGCGCCGCTTTGTCTGCATCGTCACCATGAATGCCGGCAATGCCTGGCTGGAGCTCGGTGACCTGAACAATGCCGCCAGCTGCTTCGAGCAGGCGGCCGAGCTGGCCGCGCGCACCGGCTGGCCGGTGCTGATGGGCACCAGCCAGACGCAGATCGGCCGGGTGCTGCGCCATCTGGGCCGCTTCGAGGAAAGCCAGACCGTGCTGCACGAAGCCCTGGCCCTGCTGCGGGTGGCGCCGCCCGGCACCATCAAGGCCTTTGCCTGCAGCGAGCTGGCCTTGACCCTGCTGGCTCTGGGCCAGGCGCCGGCCTCGGTGGCGGTGATGGACGAGGCCATCGCCCTCTACCGCGCCGCCCAGTCGAATGTGAACCTGGCGCTGAACCTGGTGCGCCAGGCCCGCGCCCAGGCCCAGCTGGGCGCCACCGAGGCGGCCCTGGCCGCGGCTGGCGAGGCGCAGGCACTGATCGAACGCTTTGGCTACACGGCCCTGGCCGTCGAGCTGGACGAGGCCCTGGCCGAGGTGCACCGCCACGGCGGCGCCAAGCTGCCGCCGCCGCCCGGCATGACCGCGCCCAGCGCCACCATCCATTTCGCCCAGACCGCCTTGCACCGCGGCATGAGCATCCCGGGCTGGAAGCCGCCGCCGGCCCTGCTGGCCTATCTGGCCGACGCCTGGGCCGAGGCCGACGAGATGGCCCAGGCCTATTCCTACGCCCGCCTGGCCCGCCTGGCCCATGAGCAGGGCGACGCCCTCAAGCTCAAGGACCCGCGCGCCATGCTGCACCTGCTGGGCTACCGCAGCCTGCTGGCCGCGCGGGCCAGCGAGCCGGTGGCGCCCCCGCTCTTGCGGCCGGCCGCGGAACCCACCCTGCCGGCGCCGGGGCCGCTCAGCGCCGGCGCCGAGTCCCTCACGCCCAAGGAGGGCGAGATCTTGCAACTGCTGGCGCGCAACTACTCCAACAAGGAAATTGCGCAGGCCCTGGGCGTCAGCGCCGAGACGGTGAAGTGGCACCTCAAAGGCCTGTACGGCAAGCTGGCTGCGGGCTCGCGCCGCCATGCGGTGACCAAAGCCCGCACGCTGGGCATGTTGCACAGCAGCGCCTGA
- a CDS encoding PEP-CTERM sorting domain-containing protein, producing MKNRLSSLGLSFVLASTLVPAAPARAQNYQITGNVNTLAALFSPGPREDQQHAADFNWYDRPEARVLQSLDQFSQVSNGGFGRATLSAGMGELRAFAHAAYPSGIPEPHYYGYAFGTAQASFADTVRVQGAGLAVGTPVRYELRLWIDGQLSSPNLEIGGVLNANGLAQMQLIDRSSNLRESFSWDAKRDATGWYRIGLDTVVGHDLMITGMLYAGADISSSATLAREVVADFGHTARYYLQTSEPGLNTTGMSGHDFNISAVPEPGSGLLLGAGLLSLLGWLQGRRR from the coding sequence ATGAAAAACCGCCTGTCCAGCCTCGGGCTGAGCTTTGTCCTTGCCAGCACCCTTGTGCCGGCTGCGCCCGCCCGGGCGCAGAACTACCAGATCACCGGCAACGTCAACACCCTCGCCGCCCTGTTCTCGCCCGGCCCGCGCGAGGACCAGCAGCATGCCGCTGATTTCAACTGGTACGACCGGCCCGAGGCACGGGTGCTGCAGTCCCTGGACCAGTTCTCCCAGGTCAGCAACGGAGGCTTTGGCCGGGCCACGCTCTCGGCCGGCATGGGTGAGCTGCGCGCCTTTGCGCATGCGGCCTATCCGAGCGGCATCCCGGAGCCGCATTACTACGGCTATGCCTTCGGCACCGCCCAGGCGAGCTTTGCCGACACGGTGCGCGTGCAGGGCGCGGGTCTGGCCGTGGGCACGCCGGTGCGCTATGAGCTGCGCCTGTGGATCGACGGCCAGCTGAGCAGCCCCAACCTCGAGATCGGGGGTGTCCTCAATGCCAACGGCCTGGCCCAGATGCAGCTGATCGACCGCAGCAGCAATCTGCGTGAGAGCTTCAGCTGGGACGCCAAACGCGACGCCACCGGCTGGTACCGCATCGGCCTCGACACCGTGGTCGGGCATGACCTCATGATCACCGGCATGCTCTACGCCGGGGCCGACATCTCCTCCAGCGCCACCCTGGCGCGCGAGGTCGTGGCCGACTTTGGCCACACCGCGCGCTACTACCTGCAGACCTCGGAGCCCGGGCTCAACACCACCGGGATGAGCGGCCATGACTTCAACATCAGCGCCGTGCCCGAGCCGGGCTCGGGCCTGCTGCTGGGCGCCGGGCTGCTGAGCTTGCTGGGCTGGCTGCAAGGGCGTCGGCGCTGA
- a CDS encoding serine/threonine-protein kinase, translating to MTRLPCAPEHWTEFSALLDAALELPAGERAAWLQGLPPESAHLRSALSRVLRQDEPGAPQLELPHLAGMGEDKGPGIELQPQQVLGPWRLLRRLGLGGMGEVWLAERCDGAYQRQVALKLPHAQALAGPGRQRFARERDILAALQHPHIAQFFDAGTAEDAAGQDQPWLALEYVEGQSIAEDCKARRLPLRERLLLMLQVMEAVQHAHGRLLVHRDLKPSNVMVTAQGQVKLLDFGIAKLLGAEGDASGGAEATRLLMATPAYAAPEQLNGSPITVATDVFALGALSHTLLCGQPPVRGGGDRLASQSVSEGQAECCGLSRRRLQRALRGDLDAWLAKALAENPSDRYGSVQAMSEDLRRHLAGRPLQARRIGAWSRLRLAWRRHWLMATLLTALILSLALGLAGTAWQAQQAQRQAQRAEAIQRYLLGLFRTLDPRESDAQDPAAAMRRLLQQQMSQIEQQLPQDPETADALLRLSSTVATYLSDEARSLELAGLRWRLLQQRLGPGHPRSGEAGLSWFWALWSGGQRAQAAEVLALLDRQLPARGLLRAEWWLARHDVLDEQGAVPAARRDALQQALQRYQGEAPLDSGHVVVLGHLARWHLAQGERAEAKAWLDRALALAPRAEPPIALDQARLLGLRAELWAAEGQPEAQARDLAEAVRLLRGSLGLANPLGWALLGQQLGFFCKGGAAMQAQAEALWQELQPAVVASRDARARPLLAQAEACGLRR from the coding sequence ATGACACGCCTGCCCTGCGCGCCCGAGCACTGGACCGAGTTCTCGGCCCTGCTCGATGCCGCCCTGGAGCTGCCGGCCGGCGAGCGGGCCGCCTGGCTGCAGGGCTTGCCGCCGGAGTCCGCGCACCTGCGGTCGGCGCTGAGCCGGGTGCTGCGTCAGGACGAGCCGGGTGCGCCGCAGCTGGAGCTGCCGCATCTGGCCGGGATGGGGGAAGACAAGGGGCCTGGCATCGAATTGCAGCCCCAGCAGGTTCTCGGCCCCTGGCGCCTTCTGCGCCGGCTGGGCCTGGGCGGCATGGGCGAGGTCTGGCTGGCCGAGCGCTGCGACGGCGCCTACCAGCGCCAGGTGGCGCTCAAGCTGCCCCATGCCCAGGCCCTGGCCGGCCCGGGGCGGCAACGCTTTGCCCGCGAGCGCGACATCCTGGCCGCGCTCCAGCACCCCCACATCGCCCAGTTCTTCGATGCCGGCACGGCCGAGGACGCCGCGGGCCAGGACCAGCCCTGGCTGGCGCTGGAGTATGTCGAGGGCCAGTCCATCGCCGAGGATTGCAAGGCCCGGCGCCTGCCGCTGCGCGAGCGCCTGCTGCTGATGCTGCAGGTGATGGAGGCGGTCCAGCATGCCCATGGCCGGCTGCTGGTGCACCGCGATCTGAAGCCGTCGAACGTGATGGTCACGGCCCAGGGCCAGGTCAAGCTGCTGGACTTCGGCATCGCCAAGCTGCTTGGTGCCGAGGGCGATGCGTCGGGCGGTGCCGAGGCCACCCGCCTGCTGATGGCCACGCCCGCCTATGCCGCCCCCGAGCAGCTGAACGGCAGCCCCATCACCGTGGCCACCGATGTTTTTGCCCTCGGCGCCTTGTCGCACACCTTGCTGTGCGGCCAGCCGCCAGTGCGCGGCGGCGGCGATCGTTTGGCCTCGCAGAGCGTGAGCGAGGGGCAGGCCGAATGCTGCGGCCTGAGCCGGCGCCGGCTGCAGCGGGCTTTGCGCGGCGATCTCGATGCCTGGCTGGCCAAGGCCCTGGCCGAGAACCCCTCAGACCGCTACGGCAGCGTGCAGGCCATGAGCGAGGACCTGCGCCGCCACCTTGCCGGGCGGCCGCTGCAGGCGCGCCGCATCGGCGCCTGGTCGCGGCTGCGTCTGGCCTGGCGGCGCCACTGGCTGATGGCCACCCTGCTCACCGCCCTGATCCTGAGCCTGGCGCTGGGTCTGGCGGGCACGGCCTGGCAGGCCCAGCAAGCGCAGCGGCAGGCCCAGCGTGCCGAGGCGATTCAGCGTTATTTGCTGGGTCTTTTCCGCACCCTGGACCCGCGTGAGAGCGATGCCCAGGATCCGGCTGCCGCCATGCGCCGCCTTCTGCAGCAGCAGATGTCGCAGATCGAGCAGCAGCTGCCGCAAGACCCCGAGACCGCCGATGCCTTGCTGCGCCTGAGCAGCACGGTGGCCACCTACCTCAGTGACGAGGCCCGCAGCCTGGAACTGGCCGGCCTGCGCTGGCGCCTGCTGCAGCAAAGGCTAGGCCCCGGCCACCCGCGCAGCGGTGAGGCCGGCCTCAGCTGGTTCTGGGCCCTGTGGTCGGGCGGGCAGCGCGCGCAGGCGGCCGAGGTCTTGGCACTGCTCGACAGGCAGCTGCCGGCGCGCGGCCTGCTGCGCGCGGAATGGTGGCTGGCGCGGCACGATGTGCTGGACGAACAGGGCGCCGTGCCGGCCGCGCGACGGGATGCCCTGCAGCAGGCACTGCAGCGCTACCAGGGCGAGGCGCCGCTGGACAGCGGCCATGTGGTGGTGCTGGGGCATCTGGCGCGCTGGCATCTGGCGCAGGGTGAGCGCGCTGAGGCCAAGGCCTGGTTGGACCGGGCCCTGGCCCTGGCGCCACGTGCCGAGCCGCCGATTGCCCTCGACCAAGCGCGGCTGCTGGGCTTGCGCGCCGAGCTCTGGGCGGCCGAGGGCCAGCCTGAGGCACAGGCACGCGATCTGGCCGAGGCCGTGCGCCTGCTGCGTGGCAGCCTGGGGCTGGCCAATCCGCTGGGCTGGGCCTTGCTGGGGCAACAGCTGGGGTTTTTCTGCAAGGGTGGGGCGGCGATGCAGGCCCAGGCCGAGGCCTTGTGGCAGGAGTTGCAGCCCGCGGTCGTGGCCAGCCGTGATGCGCGCGCTCGCCCGCTGCTGGCCCAGGCCGAAGCCTGCGGGCTCAGGCGCTGA
- a CDS encoding ECF-type sigma factor, whose amino-acid sequence MSAGEAPATRDDELPSSQRFAALYSELKLIARARLRRAGAAQLQLNTTALVHESYLRLLRSEAAPASAAPEFASPGHFLAYAARVMRSVVVDLAREQAAERRGGGQGALSLDTESLAALPDPAPEPEALAVHEALLALQAVEPRLAQVVEMRYFGGLSESEIAAALGLTERTVRRDWLKARALLLSMLSA is encoded by the coding sequence ATGAGCGCCGGCGAGGCGCCCGCCACGCGCGACGACGAGCTCCCGAGCTCGCAACGCTTCGCCGCGCTGTACAGCGAACTCAAGCTGATCGCCCGAGCCCGCCTGCGCCGGGCCGGCGCCGCCCAGCTGCAACTCAACACCACGGCCCTGGTGCACGAGAGCTATCTGCGCCTGCTGCGCAGCGAGGCCGCCCCGGCATCCGCGGCGCCCGAGTTCGCCAGCCCCGGCCATTTCCTCGCCTATGCCGCGCGGGTGATGCGCTCGGTGGTGGTGGACCTGGCGCGCGAGCAGGCGGCCGAACGCCGCGGCGGTGGCCAGGGCGCACTCAGCCTCGACACCGAGAGCCTGGCCGCCCTGCCCGACCCCGCGCCCGAACCCGAGGCCCTGGCCGTGCACGAGGCCTTGCTCGCCCTGCAGGCGGTCGAGCCGCGCCTGGCCCAGGTGGTGGAGATGCGTTACTTCGGCGGCCTCAGCGAAAGCGAGATCGCCGCAGCCCTGGGCCTGACCGAACGCACCGTGCGGCGCGACTGGCTCAAGGCCCGCGCCCTGCTGCTGAGCATGCTCAGCGCCTGA
- a CDS encoding response regulator has protein sequence MSSRRVLLIEDDPSLQRFVAMVLEDLAVQLRVCGNVGSALQALAEQPVDLLITDLMLPDRSGQDLLAELQARPALRGHAHLVAFSAGLQPQVRSQLQTLGVERMLFKPCSVNELEACVEEALGPVPLDQPPAAAAQTLPTAAPELGAAPTPDLEAIQRNFGGDMTLYRGFRAASLQQFAMDRAEGERACAARELATVRRLAHSLKSVLLILGLEASSDLAGRLERQLEAALAAGQPWPAGAEALWAELNAQLQTLSAETVTP, from the coding sequence ATGAGTTCGCGCCGGGTCCTGCTGATCGAAGACGACCCCTCGCTGCAGCGCTTTGTCGCCATGGTGCTGGAAGACCTGGCGGTGCAACTGCGGGTCTGCGGCAATGTCGGCAGCGCCCTGCAAGCCCTGGCCGAGCAGCCGGTGGATCTCCTGATCACCGACCTGATGCTGCCCGACCGCTCGGGCCAGGACCTGCTGGCCGAGCTGCAGGCCCGCCCCGCCCTGCGCGGCCACGCCCATCTGGTCGCCTTCAGCGCCGGCCTGCAGCCCCAGGTGCGCAGCCAGCTTCAGACCCTGGGCGTGGAGCGCATGCTGTTCAAGCCCTGCTCGGTGAACGAGCTGGAAGCCTGCGTCGAAGAAGCCCTGGGCCCGGTGCCCCTGGACCAGCCGCCCGCGGCGGCCGCACAGACCTTGCCGACAGCTGCGCCCGAGCTTGGCGCCGCCCCCACGCCCGACCTGGAAGCCATCCAACGCAATTTCGGCGGCGATATGACGCTCTACCGCGGCTTTCGCGCCGCCAGCCTGCAGCAGTTCGCCATGGACCGCGCCGAGGGCGAGCGCGCCTGTGCCGCCCGCGAGCTGGCCACGGTGCGCCGCCTGGCCCACAGCCTCAAGAGCGTGCTGCTGATCCTGGGCCTGGAGGCCAGCAGCGATCTGGCCGGCCGCCTGGAGCGCCAGCTGGAAGCCGCCCTGGCCGCCGGCCAGCCCTGGCCTGCTGGCGCTGAAGCCCTCTGGGCCGAGCTGAACGCCCAGTTGCAAACCTTGAGCGCGGAAACTGTCACGCCATGA
- a CDS encoding helix-turn-helix domain-containing protein, with protein sequence MPESKHSKDMDSPDYSTMEVARMLGLAVRSVQLMVDRGELTAWKTPGGHRRISRESVEAWQLQRQGPGALARAAGRLQATVAQESSAGRPRRVLVIEDSVHYQNLIAMLLKQQFPDVELHTAHDGIVGLAMVGQLQPEVLIVDILLPGIDGATLITSLRSHVQFAHSRLVVVTSLDEDQRQPYAFALAGVPLVHKPRLVLDLPQALREALGAPEQTA encoded by the coding sequence ATGCCTGAATCCAAACACAGCAAAGACATGGACAGCCCCGACTACAGCACCATGGAGGTGGCCCGCATGCTGGGCCTGGCGGTGCGCTCGGTGCAGCTGATGGTGGACCGCGGCGAACTGACCGCCTGGAAAACCCCCGGCGGCCACCGGCGCATCTCGCGTGAATCGGTCGAGGCCTGGCAGCTGCAACGCCAGGGGCCGGGCGCCCTGGCCCGGGCCGCCGGGCGCCTGCAGGCCACGGTCGCGCAGGAGAGCAGCGCCGGTCGGCCGCGCCGCGTGCTGGTGATCGAAGACTCGGTGCACTACCAGAACCTGATCGCCATGCTGCTCAAGCAGCAGTTCCCCGATGTGGAGCTCCACACCGCGCACGACGGCATCGTCGGCCTGGCCATGGTGGGCCAGTTGCAGCCCGAGGTGCTGATCGTCGACATCCTGCTGCCCGGCATCGACGGCGCCACCCTGATCACCAGCCTGCGCTCGCATGTGCAGTTCGCGCACAGCCGCCTGGTCGTCGTCACCTCGCTGGACGAAGACCAGCGCCAGCCCTATGCCTTCGCCCTGGCCGGAGTCCCCCTGGTGCACAAACCGCGCCTGGTGCTGGACCTGCCCCAGGCCCTGCGCGAAGCCCTGGGCGCGCCGGAGCAGACGGCATGA
- a CDS encoding response regulator transcription factor, whose protein sequence is MKKILIVDDHADIRRLIRMTLEFEDYEIHEAANGDSALERALILQPDFVLMDVMMPGGMDGLEACRRIRAEPSLRNTHVILLSARGQAQDKEAGLKAGAHDYLVKPFSPLRLIDALASLWLVD, encoded by the coding sequence ATGAAAAAGATCTTGATCGTCGATGACCACGCGGACATTCGCCGCCTGATCCGCATGACGCTGGAGTTCGAGGACTACGAGATCCACGAGGCCGCCAACGGTGACAGCGCCTTGGAGCGAGCCCTGATCCTGCAGCCGGATTTTGTACTGATGGATGTGATGATGCCTGGCGGCATGGACGGCCTTGAAGCCTGCCGCCGCATCCGCGCCGAGCCCAGCCTGCGCAACACCCATGTGATCCTGCTCAGCGCCCGCGGCCAGGCGCAGGACAAGGAGGCCGGTCTCAAGGCCGGCGCGCATGACTATCTGGTCAAGCCCTTCAGCCCGCTGCGTCTGATCGACGCGCTGGCCTCGCTCTGGTTGGTGGACTGA
- a CDS encoding HD-GYP domain-containing protein, with product MECILSDLGRMYQERNEALREVAQAHHEALLRLARAADFRDDDTGVHIVRIGFLAEALALLAGQTPQAAQMLRWAAPMHDIGKIGVPDHVLKKPGAYTPEERQIMNRHPLIGAQILGRSRIPLFQLAAEVAMNHHERWDGSGYPMGLAGAAIPLSGRIVAVVDFFDALTMDRCYRPALDDATALEMLTAQRGLAFDPHLVDLVLAHAGELIELRERINSDPPSFESMIDAS from the coding sequence ATGGAATGCATTCTTTCCGACCTGGGGCGTATGTACCAGGAGCGCAACGAAGCCTTGCGCGAGGTGGCGCAAGCCCATCACGAGGCCTTGCTGCGTCTGGCCCGGGCCGCCGATTTCCGCGATGACGACACCGGTGTGCACATCGTGCGCATCGGCTTCCTGGCCGAGGCCCTGGCCCTGCTGGCCGGGCAGACGCCTCAGGCCGCCCAGATGCTGCGCTGGGCCGCGCCCATGCACGACATCGGCAAGATCGGTGTGCCCGACCATGTGCTGAAGAAACCGGGTGCCTACACGCCCGAAGAGCGCCAGATCATGAACCGCCATCCGCTGATCGGCGCGCAGATCCTGGGTCGCTCGCGCATCCCGCTGTTCCAGCTGGCGGCCGAGGTGGCCATGAACCACCACGAGCGCTGGGATGGCAGCGGCTACCCCATGGGACTGGCTGGTGCGGCGATTCCGCTGTCGGGGCGTATCGTGGCGGTTGTGGATTTCTTCGACGCCCTGACCATGGACCGCTGTTATCGCCCGGCGCTGGACGACGCCACAGCCCTCGAGATGCTGACCGCGCAGCGCGGCCTGGCCTTCGACCCGCATCTGGTGGATTTGGTGCTGGCCCATGCCGGCGAGTTGATCGAACTGCGCGAGCGCATCAACAGCGACCCGCCCAGCTTCGAGTCCATGATCGACGCGAGCTGA
- a CDS encoding PAS domain S-box protein codes for MKLDALVLQEHRPTVDRQRLAVYLAAVLLSLALLVSLAGLAWYERGEAVDAAQDRSRLMSRVLEDQITRAVESAAQGLRSLGDSPALAAALAGGEGHAAGEALSQQLSQTLQGQPVLRNVAVLSLQGQVLASSEAGEAGLQLSLPLLGALPPEGGDRLAALLPGRGLRDLRLGAPASPVFMLPLLRQHRLPGGRHVLLLALINPDALANYQSQALADAKGSALLSSFDGQLLAASESVSQDPGTRLSHHPVFAQWLPSREHGSYVGVGAQPGTQVVAFRVSRTRPLVVLVEERLDLALQGWRELMHVLLAVAGAGLVLVSGAAWVALRSLSNGARARAALDRAHQRVAAREHDLRVLLKSLQEFVFRTDAQGGITFVNARWSALSALPIREAQGLRLPDLVAPQHRQRMEALFAPEGQPGESRSTQFALQAPDGQMRRFEISVLPLRDEQTQALSGFAGSAVDVTERWVAQQSLQHQLAFSALLQEMSPLPVSMFDAEGRYVTVNQAWEEFTGRSRQVTLGQPVGNFMPKAERLVHDEQDARLLREGGRIRYETQIQHRDGSLRDMLITKVRVPDQNGGVAGILCTLEDVSEFRAAERATREARDVAQEASRAKSEFVANISHELRTPLQSILGFSELGMARGRDAPKLASMFSDIQQAGQRMLALVNDLLDVSKIESSVGTFDLERCDLRGLIQGVMRELEPLMARRHLRLSLRQPATPLAAKVDPLRFQQVVRNVMANAIKFSPEGGALDVRAQLSPQGEVHIRVADQGPGIPPAELEKIFDAFVQSSQTKDGSGGTGLGLAICRKIIEIHGGRIYAENLGEPGSEGSGAAFHILLPLRQQGDSQVMSTLD; via the coding sequence ATGAAGCTCGACGCCCTTGTGCTCCAGGAACACCGGCCCACCGTGGATCGGCAGCGCCTGGCGGTCTATCTGGCGGCGGTGTTGCTGAGCTTGGCCTTGCTGGTGTCCCTGGCCGGCCTGGCCTGGTACGAGCGCGGCGAGGCGGTGGATGCGGCCCAGGACCGCAGCCGGCTGATGAGTCGGGTGTTGGAAGACCAGATCACCCGCGCGGTGGAGAGTGCCGCGCAAGGCCTGCGCAGCCTGGGTGACAGCCCGGCCCTGGCGGCCGCCCTGGCCGGCGGCGAGGGCCACGCGGCCGGTGAAGCGCTGAGCCAGCAACTGAGCCAGACCCTGCAAGGCCAGCCGGTCTTGCGCAATGTGGCGGTGCTCAGTCTGCAAGGCCAGGTGCTGGCCAGCTCGGAAGCGGGCGAAGCCGGCCTGCAGCTGAGCCTGCCTTTGCTGGGCGCCCTGCCGCCAGAGGGGGGCGACCGACTGGCTGCCTTGTTGCCGGGACGTGGCTTGCGCGATCTGCGCCTCGGAGCTCCGGCCTCGCCGGTGTTCATGCTGCCCCTGCTGCGCCAGCATCGACTGCCAGGAGGTCGCCATGTCCTCTTGCTGGCCTTGATCAACCCGGATGCACTGGCCAACTACCAAAGTCAGGCCTTGGCGGACGCCAAAGGCTCGGCCCTGCTGAGCAGCTTCGATGGCCAGCTGCTGGCCGCCAGCGAGTCGGTCAGCCAGGACCCCGGCACACGCCTCAGCCACCATCCGGTGTTCGCCCAGTGGCTGCCGTCCCGTGAGCACGGCAGCTATGTCGGCGTGGGCGCCCAGCCGGGCACCCAGGTTGTGGCTTTCCGCGTTTCCCGCACCCGACCCCTGGTGGTGCTGGTGGAGGAGCGCCTGGACCTGGCCCTGCAGGGTTGGCGCGAGCTGATGCATGTGCTGCTGGCGGTGGCTGGCGCCGGCCTGGTGCTGGTGTCGGGCGCGGCCTGGGTGGCCTTGCGCAGCCTCAGCAACGGGGCGCGCGCCCGCGCGGCGCTGGACCGCGCCCACCAGCGCGTGGCCGCCCGTGAGCATGATTTGCGCGTGTTGCTCAAGAGCCTGCAGGAGTTTGTCTTCCGCACCGATGCACAGGGCGGCATCACCTTCGTCAATGCGCGCTGGTCCGCCCTCAGTGCCTTGCCCATCCGTGAGGCTCAGGGCTTGCGCCTGCCCGATCTGGTAGCGCCACAGCACCGCCAGCGCATGGAGGCCTTGTTTGCGCCGGAAGGTCAGCCAGGCGAGTCGCGCAGCACGCAGTTCGCCTTGCAGGCGCCCGATGGGCAGATGCGTCGCTTTGAAATCTCGGTGCTGCCCTTGCGCGACGAACAGACCCAGGCCCTGAGCGGCTTTGCCGGCAGCGCGGTCGATGTGACCGAGCGCTGGGTGGCCCAGCAAAGCCTGCAGCACCAGCTCGCCTTCAGCGCCTTGCTCCAGGAGATGAGTCCGCTGCCGGTGTCCATGTTCGATGCCGAGGGCCGCTACGTCACCGTCAACCAGGCCTGGGAAGAGTTCACCGGGCGCAGCCGGCAGGTGACGCTGGGTCAGCCGGTCGGCAATTTCATGCCCAAGGCCGAGCGCCTGGTGCACGACGAGCAGGATGCGCGCCTGTTGCGCGAGGGTGGCCGCATCCGCTACGAGACGCAGATCCAGCACCGCGACGGCAGCCTGCGCGACATGCTGATCACCAAGGTGCGCGTGCCCGACCAGAACGGCGGTGTGGCCGGCATCTTGTGCACGCTGGAAGATGTCAGCGAGTTCCGCGCCGCCGAGCGCGCCACCCGCGAGGCGCGCGATGTGGCCCAGGAGGCCTCGCGCGCCAAGAGCGAGTTCGTGGCCAATATCAGCCATGAGCTGCGCACGCCGCTGCAGTCCATCCTGGGCTTCTCCGAGCTGGGCATGGCACGCGGCCGTGATGCGCCCAAGCTGGCCAGCATGTTCAGCGACATCCAGCAGGCCGGTCAGCGCATGCTGGCCTTGGTCAACGATCTGCTTGATGTCTCGAAGATCGAAAGCTCGGTCGGCACCTTCGACCTGGAGCGCTGCGATCTGCGCGGCCTGATCCAGGGCGTGATGCGCGAGCTGGAGCCGCTGATGGCGCGCCGCCATCTGCGCTTGTCGCTGCGCCAGCCTGCCACGCCGCTGGCGGCCAAGGTCGACCCGCTGCGCTTTCAGCAGGTGGTGCGCAATGTCATGGCCAATGCCATCAAGTTCTCGCCCGAGGGCGGTGCGCTCGATGTGCGGGCTCAGCTGTCGCCGCAAGGCGAGGTCCACATCCGTGTGGCCGATCAGGGGCCGGGCATCCCGCCGGCGGAGCTGGAGAAGATCTTCGATGCCTTTGTTCAATCGAGCCAGACCAAGGATGGTTCGGGTGGCACCGGCCTGGGCCTGGCCATCTGCCGCAAGATCATCGAGATCCACGGTGGCCGCATCTATGCCGAGAACCTGGGCGAACCCGGCAGCGAGGGCTCGGGCGCGGCCTTCCACATCCTGCTGCCGCTGCGCCAGCAGGGCGATTCGCAGGTCATGAGCACCTTGGACTGA